CATGTCGAAAAGAGGGCCTCGCCCTCCGTATGAATCGATTTATGTCAAGGAGCCGCCGCAGAATGTTACGGGCAGCTTGAATCAATTCTACGCCAGGTTAAACTGCGGAGTAAGTGAAACGTTGTGCGAACCCGGCGAACAAATTGGGGTGGAACTTGCTTTTGTCCAATTGCTGCTGGAACGTCAGCTTGAGGCCTTGAAAAATGGCGATGCGGATAAGGGTAAGAACTATCAGGGCATGCTTCAGAATTTTTTACGGCAGCATTTGGGACGGTGGGCCTCAGAATATGCCCAAGAGATGGAGCGATATGCCCAAACTGATTTTTATCGGGGCATCGCTTTATTGCTTAAGGATTTTATGCAGGAAGAGATGGAATTCTGATGAACTGATCGCAAAAGGTGGAATGGGAAAGTTGGGTTAATAATTTGAATCTCTATATTGGGCATCGAAGTGAATGCCACGGTGGGGATCGCCAGCCGATCATGTACGTGGACGGCGGGTTTGCGGCAATAGCTAATGATAAGTTAAGGGCGGTGGCAAAATGATGCCGGAAATGGTTGAATTAATAAAGAAACTTAAGTATAATAAAATCAGTATTGACTTTCATGAGTAGCTTAAATATGATATTGGAATAATAAATTTCAGTATATAGTAATTAAGCCTAGCTTATTAGAAAGCAACGTGTATTGACGTTGCCTTCGGTGAGCTGGGCTTTTTGCATGCTCAGAAAGTATACTCCAATTCAGGCGGTGCTACTTAATCAATCTTCCGGAGGGATCTAGATGGAATTTACTTCTGTACATTTAATTGGTCTAATTGTCACGATTGTCCTTGTGATTGGGAGCGGCATATATTCAGCGCGAAGTATGAAATCAGCTGAAGGATATAGCCTGGCAGGTCGTTCAGCGGGAGTGATACTGATTTCAGGCAGCATTGCCGGGACGGTAATCGGCGGCGGCGCTACGGTGGGAACAGCGCAAATGGCCTACTCGCTGGGATTGTCCGCCTGGTGGTTTACTTTAGGGTCGGGGATTGGCTTTATTATCATGGGCTTGTTTTATGCGCGGCCTCTGCGTAACACCGGCTTGGAAACAATCCCCCAGTATCTTGTGCTTAATTATGGCCGGGCGGCCGGGCCGCTGGCCAGTATTATCGCCTCTATTGGCATTTTATTCAGTGCTGTGGCGAGCTGCTTGCCCGGCATCCAGATCATCGCGGCCATCTTTGGGATTACCCCCTGGCCGGCGGCGATGATTCTGATTACGCTGGTAGCTGCCTATGTTACCTTTGGCGGTATGAAGGGTGCCGGCGTTTCGGGCATGCTGAAACTTATTATTATCTGGGTAACCTTGTTCGTTGCCGGAGCGACAGCCTGTTTGGCGTTGCGGGAACTGCCGGATTTTGCCATAGTTTTTCCTCCTTTTCCATGGTTTAGCCTGTTTGGCAATGGTGCCGGTATGGCGCTGGGTAACCTATTTTCACTGATAATAGGGATTATCTGTACGCAAACGTATATTCAGGCGGTTTTTTCGGCTGCCGATTCACGCACCGCCATGGTTGGCGCTTTTACCGCAGCCATGGTTGTCATTCCGGTAGGTCTGCCATCCGTAGCGATTGGCATGTTTATGCATGCCAATCATCCGGATGTTTTGCCAATCCTGGTATTACCGATGTATTTACTGCAATATCAGCCAGCCTGGCTGGGCGGGATTGGTATTGCCGGTATCATGCTGTCTTTAATTGGCTCCATTGCCGGTCTGGCCCTGGGGATCGGCACGATGATTTCCAAGGACATCTGCTGTGACCTGCTGAAGATTACTAAAAATAAAACAGTGCTATGGATAAACCGCACTACTGTCGTAATTGTGACCTTTATTGCCTGTCTTATCTCTATTCTCAACTTAAAATCCAGTGTGCTGGAGTGGAATTATATGTCCATGGCCTTGCGCGGCGGCGGTGTTTTTCTACCGCTGACGCTGGCCATATTTGCCCCTGGGATCCTGACACCAAACTGGGCGGTTGCCTCCATGATTGTAAGCACCTTAGCCGCCATTATTGCTCAGTCTGTCTTACACCTGGCGATTAACCCGCTGTTCATCAGCATTGCGGTGAGTGCAATCTTAGTAATAATTGGAATTATGTGGGGCCGAAGGCCTGTTCAAACTGAACGCTAGCTGGTCTTGACAAGATTATTAATTATATATTATATTTTCCATAGCATATATTGTCTGAAAATTATACGTCTTAAAAAGAATATTCGTTTGAAATCTGACTTTATAAACTATAAGCAGAGGACTAAAAGGAATGATCACATTGGGATTTATCAATAAACTCGAATTTAGGACAAAACAGGAGCTTGTGTATAAAGAAATAAGAAGATCAATAGTTAATGGCAATTTTGCCCCGGGTGAACGGTTGGTTATTACCTATTTGGCTAAAGAATTGGCAGTAAGTGAAAGCCCGATCCGGGAAGCGTTGAAACGATTAGTTTCCGAGAATTTTGTGGTAGAACAGGGAAATGGACTGTATGTTGCTCAGTTATCGAAAGAGCAGTTTTTAGAAATGCTGGATGTTCGCCTGCAACTGGAATTAATTGCGATCAGGCTTTCGGCTAAATATATTACGGACGATGGAATTCAGGGGCTTAAGCAGGACCTAAATGAGATGGAAGCGGCGTTGCGCAGGGAAAATTTAGTGGAATACTATGACTGGCATAAAAAATTCCATGAGGATTGTTTTGCCTTCTGCAATGTTCCCTATTTAATCAGAGCATTAACTGATGCTGCCGATCATAATGAGCGTGGCATTAACATATTTAAACTTCGGATCTGGCGCGAAAAGCCAGATATTAAGCAACACAAGAAAATATTAAATGCTTTGGAAATATATAATGCAAATGAAGCAGTCCAGGCGCTAGAATTAAATAGGAAGAAAACCTTTAACTTTTATATTGAACAATTAACAGGCGATTAAACTATCAACGGTTTCATTAATATTTTAAATATTGACAGAATAAAATTATTATACTATATTTTAAATATGCAATATAGTATAGACTATATTATCTGAAAAATGAATAATCAGGCCAGGAAACAAACAGAAACATCCAGCGCGGGGAGGATTGAGTAATTGAAAACACTACTATTTTCCGCACATGCTCAGCTTCCGGAAGGAACAGATATATACGAAAACTTCAAGTATGTATCATTAGTATTGACAGTTGACGGCAATAATGGAACAATACTGGAATGTTCCACGCCGGTATATTGTAAACAGACTAGTGATTTTGTAGCTGATATTGTGAGAGGA
This genomic window from Sporomusa termitida contains:
- a CDS encoding TorD/DmsD family molecular chaperone, which encodes MAQEIEMTQEVKLKKRIESCRFFNAVFLTLPDHDFVKQILGLSASDATESRGMQMIRQYAQKHQPNAVENTLQEIAIDRSRLIRGMSKRGPRPPYESIYVKEPPQNVTGSLNQFYARLNCGVSETLCEPGEQIGVELAFVQLLLERQLEALKNGDADKGKNYQGMLQNFLRQHLGRWASEYAQEMERYAQTDFYRGIALLLKDFMQEEMEF
- a CDS encoding sodium:solute symporter family protein, whose product is MEFTSVHLIGLIVTIVLVIGSGIYSARSMKSAEGYSLAGRSAGVILISGSIAGTVIGGGATVGTAQMAYSLGLSAWWFTLGSGIGFIIMGLFYARPLRNTGLETIPQYLVLNYGRAAGPLASIIASIGILFSAVASCLPGIQIIAAIFGITPWPAAMILITLVAAYVTFGGMKGAGVSGMLKLIIIWVTLFVAGATACLALRELPDFAIVFPPFPWFSLFGNGAGMALGNLFSLIIGIICTQTYIQAVFSAADSRTAMVGAFTAAMVVIPVGLPSVAIGMFMHANHPDVLPILVLPMYLLQYQPAWLGGIGIAGIMLSLIGSIAGLALGIGTMISKDICCDLLKITKNKTVLWINRTTVVIVTFIACLISILNLKSSVLEWNYMSMALRGGGVFLPLTLAIFAPGILTPNWAVASMIVSTLAAIIAQSVLHLAINPLFISIAVSAILVIIGIMWGRRPVQTER
- a CDS encoding GntR family transcriptional regulator, with amino-acid sequence MITLGFINKLEFRTKQELVYKEIRRSIVNGNFAPGERLVITYLAKELAVSESPIREALKRLVSENFVVEQGNGLYVAQLSKEQFLEMLDVRLQLELIAIRLSAKYITDDGIQGLKQDLNEMEAALRRENLVEYYDWHKKFHEDCFAFCNVPYLIRALTDAADHNERGINIFKLRIWREKPDIKQHKKILNALEIYNANEAVQALELNRKKTFNFYIEQLTGD
- a CDS encoding DUF3870 domain-containing protein; amino-acid sequence: MKTLLFSAHAQLPEGTDIYENFKYVSLVLTVDGNNGTILECSTPVYCKQTSDFVADIVRGKSLEKDVSTILGEIESRMHTGSKRSLITAVQMIHNRYMMAKEKKLVRKNA